In Dysidea avara chromosome 3, odDysAvar1.4, whole genome shotgun sequence, a single window of DNA contains:
- the LOC136248766 gene encoding E3 ubiquitin-protein ligase HECW1-like isoform X4, with translation MEEGPPQGDINPLLRANGVTGIALRLDVSEVEVGDEVLVTWNLPDILPGQRDWIGMYKLDEVLIENHLEVKERGQNYSQYGSIQWRINNEGLFSTCYTNIIFYYYAADSRQMIGSSSILTVVNPSYSLVDDIQRADLDPNTLMSVTVSGLSAASLRCKVFGSNPDPYVKLVVTPGARLPKLSHHGQLKVLPSCTNTVHPHWNNTNIELVVLPTDILEVDIRDKFSVRHFSLSHFLGRAKAPVHQFVRSDGSCSLTFRLGHRLATDRVQGSVTITITNSGHGNPPPTLDTTSSVDNWIEDSVMITAEHLRTDSCHLPVDHHDIRDDHTVVIRTRDESAPGEALVSPPPVSEETMTSPPPDSGATMEAESPRLDITSPRGENSPISSPLVISTVDVHPLRGEETMSSSPPKSNATLTLPPHEGEENKTLSSSVIETPVMSPEETMSLLSRSSREEMTSPPRNGKALSQYQRLWSWDDAAATPIRSLPPPTQFRRAATCRNRPRPHQQQQRQLNVAVLRRGGGGSFHTSSFHHSGHHSLNLPPNWDMRMDSAGRHVYVNHSDRSVTADHPSLTSRQSSIVSCSRQGSVNEELGRYNERVNYQHASTLHLYKDIEEEELIRSTSTTGDQLADHSGKGIDQATENTTTEHDQRTPENNQPSNQDDQSAVLITDQTTTSISESDTAKTLERTPSVEPTDAASPAYQFITWHDVYAYMRSEGVKEIGDEFFSNLPVVKLFQHIRANHSTFKKYQHHPKLIACLNKFAQTDCELPNNWEKRLDQNGRAVYVNHNNRSTSFVDPRLPYPGNKLVKSSSKANWRTAARDRLEGIGANTRANNTTSINTSTTTTSTTTNTTITTTRTLTRLPADDDDDSLVLGGRPRSHSLPLPEQTLRTRNRRRQVLPSNQDRIAPRLESLSSGLADNRPRPAQHTNQTDDEPASDETEEEVYQRRVVEFLRQDNIYSIISDRYDGPITEDLRMAIDNIAEVGPDALRSLDSDSEVTFQLGLIFSLFEDAIIHRQRLPTMPSPRRHISPPPALPRPSTPPPRPSTPPPPETLEPLSQELLESTSMTQFGFTEGALNRFFTRDDITEVLQLAGYMSTTITGMLRTIASSGMGGLLSQGHHDTIRILKFVIDTLLSQIEEHTGETRNTNIILHTDLPAVDLLTNAQILAFFVQPNIFDILLQRYTNVPPLMRIVVLTIQSEGEAAIARGRYVDSNLAKLIRLVGDKSYHETVCRVCTWAGVVIIKVYCISYGVMIIKVYCISDGVVIIKVYCIFYGVVIIKAYCISDGVVIIKVYCISDGVVIIKVYCISDWCSDHQGVLYI, from the exons ATGGAAGAGGGTCCGCCACAGGGGGATATCAATCCTCTATTACGAGCAAATGGGGTGACTGGGATAGCGTTACGGTTAGATGTTAGTGAGGTCGAGGTGGGGGATGAAGTACTGGTCACGTGGAATCTCCCAGATATTCTACCAGGTCAGCGAGACTGGATTGGAATGTACAAACTAG ATGAGGTCCTCATTGAGAACCATCTGGAGGTGAAAGAACGTGGTCAGAACTACTCACAATATGGCAGTATTCAGTGGAGGATTAACAATGAGGGATTGTTCTCAACCTGTTACACCAATATCATCTTCTATTACTATGCTGCTGATAGTAGACAAATGATCGGCAGTAGCAGTATCCTCACCGTAGTCAACCCATCTTAT TCACTTGTGGATGATATCCAACGAGCCGACCTTGATCCTAACACCCTCATGTCTGTCACTGTGTCAG GCTTGTCTGCTGCAAGTCTTCGTTGTAAAGTGTTTGGATCTAACCCTGATCCCTACGTGAAGCTGGTAGTTACTCCAGGAGCTCGGCTACCCAAGTTGTCCCATCATGGTCAACTAAAGGTGTTACCATCTTGTACCAATACTGTCCACCCACATTGGAATAACACA AATATTGAGCTAGTAGTGTTACCTACGGACATTTTGGAGGTTGATATTCGAGACAAGTTCAGTGTCCGCCATTTCTCTCTTAGTCATTTCTTGGGTAGAGCTAAAGCTCCAGTACATCAGTTTGTGAGATCTGATGGCTCCTG TTCATTGACATTTCGTCTGGGTCATCGGCTGGCTACTGATCGTGTACAAGGAAGTGTTACCATAACAATTACTAACAGTGGCCATGGCAACCCACCACCCACTT TGGACACTACTAGTTCTGTAGACAACTGGATTGAGGACAGTGTTATGATCACTGCTGAACACTTACGTACTGACAGCTGTCATCTACCCGTTGATCATCACGACATACGTGATGACCACACTGTCGTGATAAGGACACGTGATGAATCTGCCCCTGGGGAGGCTTTAGTATCCCCACCCCCTGTGAGTGAAGAAACAATGACATCACCACCCCCAGATAGTGGGGCTACAATGGAAGCAGAATCCCCCAGGCTTGATATTACATCCCCCAGGGGTGAAAATTCACCAATATCCTCACCCTTAGTTATTTCAACAGTGGATGTACATCCCCTCAGGGGTGAAGAGACAATGTCATCATCACCCCCAAAGAGTAATGCTACACTGACTCTACCACCCCATGAGGGTGAGGAAAACAAGACGTTATCTTCAAGTGTTATCGAGACTCCAGTAATGTCACCTGAGGAGACCATGTCACTGTTATCCCGTTCAAGTAGGGAGGAAATGACATCACCACCTCGAAATGGGAAGGCATTGTCACAGTATCAGAGACTCTGGTCTTGGGATGATGCTGCTGCAACACCAATTAGATCCCTCCCTCCACCAACCCAATTCAGACGTGCAGCAACTTGTAGGAACAGACCTCGTCCTCACCAACAGCAACAACGGCAGCTCAACGTAGCAGTATTAAGGAGAGGTGGAGGAGGGAGCTTCCATACTTCATCATTTCACCATTCTGGCCATCACAGCTTAAACCTTCCTCCTA ACTGGGACATGAGGATGGACAGTGCTGGCCGACATGTTTATGTTAATCATAGTGACCGATCTGTGACCGCTGACCATCCATCATTAA CATCACGTCAGAGTAGCATCGTATCATGTAGTCGTCAAGGCAGTGTCAACGAGGAGTTGGGACGATACAACGAACGAGTCAACTATCAACATGCTAGTACACTACATTTGTACAAGGACATTGAAGAAGAAGAGCTGATTAGATCAACCAGTACAACTGGTGATCAATTAGCTGATCATAGTGGTAAAGGTATTGATCAAGCTACAGAAAACACTACTACAGAACATGATCAACGTACACCTGAGAATAATCAGCCATCAAATCAAGATGATCAATCAGCTGTATTAATAACAGATCAAACTACAACAAGTATATCTGAGTCAGACACAGCAAAGACACTTGAGAGGACACCAAGTGTTGAGCCAACTGACGCAGCTTCTCCGGCCTACCAGTTTATTACATGGCACGATGTGTATGCTTATATGAGAAGTGAAGGAGTGAAA GAAATTGGTGATGAATTTTTCTCCAATTTACCAGTGGTAAAATTATTTCAACATATCAGAGCAAATCAttctacttttaaaaa GTACCAGCACCATCCCAAGTTGATAGCTTGCCTCAACAAGTTTGCTCAGACAGATTGTGAGCTGCCAAACAATTGGGAGAAGAGACTGGACCAAAATGGCAGA GCAGTGTATGTCAACCACAATAACCGATCTACTTCATTTGTTGACCCACGTCTACCTTACCCTGGAAACAAACTTGTGAAATCATCATCTAAAGCTAACTGG CGTACAGCAGCCCGTGATAGACTAGAGGGAATTGGAGCTAATACTAGAGCTAATAATACTACCTCTATTAACACCAGTACCACAACTACTAGTACAActactaatacaacaatcactacTACTAGGACATTGACACGTCTACcagctgatgatgatgacgattctCTTGTGTTAGGGGGGCGACCACGCTCTCACAGTTTGCCACTACCAGAGCAAACTCTGAGAACTCGAAACAGAAGACGACAAGTACTGCCTTCAAATCAAGATAGAATCGCTCCAAGACTTGAGAGTTTATCATCAGGTCTGGCAGATAACAGACCTAGGCCTGCCCAACATACAAACCAGACTGATGACGAACCTGCTAGTGATGAAACTGAGGAAGAAG TGTATCAGCGTCGTGTGGTGGAGTTCTTGAGGCAGGACAACATTTACAGCATTATCTCTGATCGATATGATGGCCCCATCACTGAGGACTTGAG GATGGCAATAGATAACATAGCTGAGGTTGGTCCTGATGCTCTAAGGTCACTAGATAGTGATAGTGAAGTGACCTTTCAGTTGGGACTGATATTCAG TTTGTTTGAAGACGCTATTATCCATCGTCAGAGGTTACCAACTATGCCATCACCTCGGAGACATATTTCTCCTCCTCCAGCCCTACCACGCCCTTCCACGCCTCCACCCCGCCCATCTACACCGCCACCACCAGAAACTCTTGAGCCATTGTCACAAGAACTGCTTGAAT CTACTTCCATGACCCAGTTTGGTTTCACTGAGGGAGCACTCAATCGGTTCTTTACTCGTGATGACATCACTGAAGTCCTACAACTTGCTGGGTACATGTCCACTACAATAACTGGCATGTTACGCACTATTGCATCATCTGGTATGGGGGGCTTGTTATCGCAAGGTCATCATGATACCATCAGAATACTGAAATTTGTCATCGA TACCCTTCTGTCGCAAATAGAGGAACACACTGGAGAAACAAGAAACACAAATATAATCCTTCATACTGACTTGCCTGCAG TTGACTTACTGACCAATGCTCAGATATTAGCCTTCTTTGTACAACCAAACATTTTTGATATACTGCTACAACGATACACCAATGTTCCACCACTGATGAG GATTGTTGTGTTGACAATACAGAGTGAAGGAGAGGCAGCCATAGCCAGGGGACGTTATGTTGACTCCAACCTTGCTAAGTTGATCAGGTTAGTGGGGGATAAATCATATCATGAGACTGTTTGTAGGGTGTGTACATGGGCAGGTGtagtgatcatcaaggtgtactGTATATCTTATGGTGTAatgatcatcaaggtgtactGTATATCTGATGGTGtagtgatcatcaaggtgtactGTATCTTTTATGGTGTAGTGATCATCAAGGCGTACTGTATATCTGATGGTGtagtgatcatcaag gtgtactGTATATCTGATGGTGtagtgatcatcaaggtgtactGTATATCTGATTGGTGtagtgatcatcaaggtgtactGTATATCTGA
- the LOC136248766 gene encoding E3 ubiquitin-protein ligase HECW2-like isoform X2 — protein MEEGPPQGDINPLLRANGVTGIALRLDVSEVEVGDEVLVTWNLPDILPGQRDWIGMYKLDEVLIENHLEVKERGQNYSQYGSIQWRINNEGLFSTCYTNIIFYYYAADSRQMIGSSSILTVVNPSYSLVDDIQRADLDPNTLMSVTVSGLSAASLRCKVFGSNPDPYVKLVVTPGARLPKLSHHGQLKVLPSCTNTVHPHWNNTNIELVVLPTDILEVDIRDKFSVRHFSLSHFLGRAKAPVHQFVRSDGSCSLTFRLGHRLATDRVQGSVTITITNSGHGNPPPTLDTTSSVDNWIEDSVMITAEHLRTDSCHLPVDHHDIRDDHTVVIRTRDESAPGEALVSPPPVSEETMTSPPPDSGATMEAESPRLDITSPRGENSPISSPLVISTVDVHPLRGEETMSSSPPKSNATLTLPPHEGEENKTLSSSVIETPVMSPEETMSLLSRSSREEMTSPPRNGKALSQYQRLWSWDDAAATPIRSLPPPTQFRRAATCRNRPRPHQQQQRQLNVAVLRRGGGGSFHTSSFHHSGHHSLNLPPNWDMRMDSAGRHVYVNHSDRSVTADHPSLTSRQSSIVSCSRQGSVNEELGRYNERVNYQHASTLHLYKDIEEEELIRSTSTTGDQLADHSGKGIDQATENTTTEHDQRTPENNQPSNQDDQSAVLITDQTTTSISESDTAKTLERTPSVEPTDAASPAYQFITWHDVYAYMRSEGVKEIGDEFFSNLPVVKLFQHIRANHSTFKKYQHHPKLIACLNKFAQTDCELPNNWEKRLDQNGRAVYVNHNNRSTSFVDPRLPYPGNKLVKSSSKANWRTAARDRLEGIGANTRANNTTSINTSTTTTSTTTNTTITTTRTLTRLPADDDDDSLVLGGRPRSHSLPLPEQTLRTRNRRRQVLPSNQDRIAPRLESLSSGLADNRPRPAQHTNQTDDEPASDETEEEVYQRRVVEFLRQDNIYSIISDRYDGPITEDLRMAIDNIAEVGPDALRSLDSDSEVTFQLGLIFSLFEDAIIHRQRLPTMPSPRRHISPPPALPRPSTPPPRPSTPPPPETLEPLSQELLESTSMTQFGFTEGALNRFFTRDDITEVLQLAGYMSTTITGMLRTIASSGMGGLLSQGHHDTIRILKFVIDTLLSQIEEHTGETRNTNIILHTDLPAVDLLTNAQILAFFVQPNIFDILLQRYTNVPPLMRIVVLTIQSEGEAAIARGRYVDSNLAKLIRDFNEEIKAFSSPVMPQEEEEQPVITAVIPTEQMKSIFSIKLQQFHDKLLSAGYRSRSQRSLTVSRDTLLHDAYEEVMSCNSRDLRKMVITISFYEEEGLDYGGPSREFYFFVSRELFNPYYGLFEYSSVGSYTVQVSPHSLDIPDALQWFRFAGRFVGMAVVQGYLVDVFFARHVYKALLGKPYSIEDLQVIDLEFFNSLKYVLDNDPEPLALTFAIEEQSFGVIKECELMKGGSGIAVMEDNKRQYVDLMVEYRLSKGSTKQTEAFVKGFREMIPPSILNFDPHELEWLIAGQAQIDLEDWKSNTTYWVNPERDIFQSRA, from the exons ATGGAAGAGGGTCCGCCACAGGGGGATATCAATCCTCTATTACGAGCAAATGGGGTGACTGGGATAGCGTTACGGTTAGATGTTAGTGAGGTCGAGGTGGGGGATGAAGTACTGGTCACGTGGAATCTCCCAGATATTCTACCAGGTCAGCGAGACTGGATTGGAATGTACAAACTAG ATGAGGTCCTCATTGAGAACCATCTGGAGGTGAAAGAACGTGGTCAGAACTACTCACAATATGGCAGTATTCAGTGGAGGATTAACAATGAGGGATTGTTCTCAACCTGTTACACCAATATCATCTTCTATTACTATGCTGCTGATAGTAGACAAATGATCGGCAGTAGCAGTATCCTCACCGTAGTCAACCCATCTTAT TCACTTGTGGATGATATCCAACGAGCCGACCTTGATCCTAACACCCTCATGTCTGTCACTGTGTCAG GCTTGTCTGCTGCAAGTCTTCGTTGTAAAGTGTTTGGATCTAACCCTGATCCCTACGTGAAGCTGGTAGTTACTCCAGGAGCTCGGCTACCCAAGTTGTCCCATCATGGTCAACTAAAGGTGTTACCATCTTGTACCAATACTGTCCACCCACATTGGAATAACACA AATATTGAGCTAGTAGTGTTACCTACGGACATTTTGGAGGTTGATATTCGAGACAAGTTCAGTGTCCGCCATTTCTCTCTTAGTCATTTCTTGGGTAGAGCTAAAGCTCCAGTACATCAGTTTGTGAGATCTGATGGCTCCTG TTCATTGACATTTCGTCTGGGTCATCGGCTGGCTACTGATCGTGTACAAGGAAGTGTTACCATAACAATTACTAACAGTGGCCATGGCAACCCACCACCCACTT TGGACACTACTAGTTCTGTAGACAACTGGATTGAGGACAGTGTTATGATCACTGCTGAACACTTACGTACTGACAGCTGTCATCTACCCGTTGATCATCACGACATACGTGATGACCACACTGTCGTGATAAGGACACGTGATGAATCTGCCCCTGGGGAGGCTTTAGTATCCCCACCCCCTGTGAGTGAAGAAACAATGACATCACCACCCCCAGATAGTGGGGCTACAATGGAAGCAGAATCCCCCAGGCTTGATATTACATCCCCCAGGGGTGAAAATTCACCAATATCCTCACCCTTAGTTATTTCAACAGTGGATGTACATCCCCTCAGGGGTGAAGAGACAATGTCATCATCACCCCCAAAGAGTAATGCTACACTGACTCTACCACCCCATGAGGGTGAGGAAAACAAGACGTTATCTTCAAGTGTTATCGAGACTCCAGTAATGTCACCTGAGGAGACCATGTCACTGTTATCCCGTTCAAGTAGGGAGGAAATGACATCACCACCTCGAAATGGGAAGGCATTGTCACAGTATCAGAGACTCTGGTCTTGGGATGATGCTGCTGCAACACCAATTAGATCCCTCCCTCCACCAACCCAATTCAGACGTGCAGCAACTTGTAGGAACAGACCTCGTCCTCACCAACAGCAACAACGGCAGCTCAACGTAGCAGTATTAAGGAGAGGTGGAGGAGGGAGCTTCCATACTTCATCATTTCACCATTCTGGCCATCACAGCTTAAACCTTCCTCCTA ACTGGGACATGAGGATGGACAGTGCTGGCCGACATGTTTATGTTAATCATAGTGACCGATCTGTGACCGCTGACCATCCATCATTAA CATCACGTCAGAGTAGCATCGTATCATGTAGTCGTCAAGGCAGTGTCAACGAGGAGTTGGGACGATACAACGAACGAGTCAACTATCAACATGCTAGTACACTACATTTGTACAAGGACATTGAAGAAGAAGAGCTGATTAGATCAACCAGTACAACTGGTGATCAATTAGCTGATCATAGTGGTAAAGGTATTGATCAAGCTACAGAAAACACTACTACAGAACATGATCAACGTACACCTGAGAATAATCAGCCATCAAATCAAGATGATCAATCAGCTGTATTAATAACAGATCAAACTACAACAAGTATATCTGAGTCAGACACAGCAAAGACACTTGAGAGGACACCAAGTGTTGAGCCAACTGACGCAGCTTCTCCGGCCTACCAGTTTATTACATGGCACGATGTGTATGCTTATATGAGAAGTGAAGGAGTGAAA GAAATTGGTGATGAATTTTTCTCCAATTTACCAGTGGTAAAATTATTTCAACATATCAGAGCAAATCAttctacttttaaaaa GTACCAGCACCATCCCAAGTTGATAGCTTGCCTCAACAAGTTTGCTCAGACAGATTGTGAGCTGCCAAACAATTGGGAGAAGAGACTGGACCAAAATGGCAGA GCAGTGTATGTCAACCACAATAACCGATCTACTTCATTTGTTGACCCACGTCTACCTTACCCTGGAAACAAACTTGTGAAATCATCATCTAAAGCTAACTGG CGTACAGCAGCCCGTGATAGACTAGAGGGAATTGGAGCTAATACTAGAGCTAATAATACTACCTCTATTAACACCAGTACCACAACTACTAGTACAActactaatacaacaatcactacTACTAGGACATTGACACGTCTACcagctgatgatgatgacgattctCTTGTGTTAGGGGGGCGACCACGCTCTCACAGTTTGCCACTACCAGAGCAAACTCTGAGAACTCGAAACAGAAGACGACAAGTACTGCCTTCAAATCAAGATAGAATCGCTCCAAGACTTGAGAGTTTATCATCAGGTCTGGCAGATAACAGACCTAGGCCTGCCCAACATACAAACCAGACTGATGACGAACCTGCTAGTGATGAAACTGAGGAAGAAG TGTATCAGCGTCGTGTGGTGGAGTTCTTGAGGCAGGACAACATTTACAGCATTATCTCTGATCGATATGATGGCCCCATCACTGAGGACTTGAG GATGGCAATAGATAACATAGCTGAGGTTGGTCCTGATGCTCTAAGGTCACTAGATAGTGATAGTGAAGTGACCTTTCAGTTGGGACTGATATTCAG TTTGTTTGAAGACGCTATTATCCATCGTCAGAGGTTACCAACTATGCCATCACCTCGGAGACATATTTCTCCTCCTCCAGCCCTACCACGCCCTTCCACGCCTCCACCCCGCCCATCTACACCGCCACCACCAGAAACTCTTGAGCCATTGTCACAAGAACTGCTTGAAT CTACTTCCATGACCCAGTTTGGTTTCACTGAGGGAGCACTCAATCGGTTCTTTACTCGTGATGACATCACTGAAGTCCTACAACTTGCTGGGTACATGTCCACTACAATAACTGGCATGTTACGCACTATTGCATCATCTGGTATGGGGGGCTTGTTATCGCAAGGTCATCATGATACCATCAGAATACTGAAATTTGTCATCGA TACCCTTCTGTCGCAAATAGAGGAACACACTGGAGAAACAAGAAACACAAATATAATCCTTCATACTGACTTGCCTGCAG TTGACTTACTGACCAATGCTCAGATATTAGCCTTCTTTGTACAACCAAACATTTTTGATATACTGCTACAACGATACACCAATGTTCCACCACTGATGAG GATTGTTGTGTTGACAATACAGAGTGAAGGAGAGGCAGCCATAGCCAGGGGACGTTATGTTGACTCCAACCTTGCTAAGTTGATCAG AGATTTCAATGAGGAGATCAAGGCCTTCTCGTCACCGGTCATGCCGCAGGAAGAAGAAGAACAACCTGTGATCACAGCAGTGATCCCTACCGAGCAAATGAAGAGTATCTTTTCAATAAAGCTGCAGCAGTTTCATGACAAGCTACTAAGTGCTGGCTACAGAAGCAGATCTCAAAGATC TCTCACTGTCAGCCGTGATACACTACTTCATGATGCTTATGAGGAGGTTATGTCTTGTAATTCTCGGGACCTCAGGAAAATGGTGATCACCATCTCGTTCTATGAAGAAGAAGG GTTGGATTATGGTGGACCATCTCGAGAGTTTTACTTCTTTGTCTCACGAGAGCTCTTCAATCCTTACTATGGCTTATTTGAGTACTCTAGTGTTGGTTCCTACACTGTACAGGTTAGCCCACACTCTCTGGATATCCCAGATGCACTGCAATG GTTCAGATTTGCAGGTCGTTTTGTTGGAATGGCAGTTGTGCAGGGATACCTGGTGGACGTGTTCTTTGCTAGACACGTCTACAAGGCTCTCCTTGGGAA ACCATATTCAATAGAGGATCTACAAGTTATAGATCTGGAGTTCTTCAACAGTCTCAAGTATGTGTTAGACAATGACCCGGAGCCTCTTGCCCTCACCTTCGCAATCGAGGAACAATCATTTGGAGTT ATTAAAGAGTGTGAACTGATGAAAGGTGGGAGTGGCATTGCAGTGATGGAGGATAACAAAAGACAATATGTTGATTTAATGGTGGAGTATCGTCTGAGCAAGGGCTCCACCAAACAGACTGAGGCGTTTGTGAAGGGATTTAGAGAG ATGATCCCTCCGTCAATCTTGAACTTTGATCCTCATGAACTGGAGTGGCTGATAGCAGGACAGGCACAAATTGATTTGGAGGATTGGAAGAGCAATACTACATATTGGG TGAATCCAGAGAGAGATATATTTCAGTCTAGAGCTTAA